A region of Halosolutus amylolyticus DNA encodes the following proteins:
- a CDS encoding ring-cleaving dioxygenase has translation MAPTTPGLHHVTAIAGDPQANAEFYVGTLGLRFVKKTVNHDDTGTYHFYFGDEEGTPGTNVTFFPWSDRGHPGQFGAGQTRDTAYLIRPDSVDYWADRLASAGIEVDRAERFGEPVLGFDDPDGIGLELVASEDAAAADAKPWADSPVPADHQLRGFHSVTLAVDAFDPTADVLTDLLGYELEDEDDGRRRYRTPAGGPGSIVDLVETDADRGRMGVGTVHHVAFAAADVDEQERWRDAFQEYGLNVTQVIDRTYFRSIYSREPGGVLFEVTTTGPGFTVDEDVDELGTSLALPEWLEDERERIEAQLPEFDGPTVETGGE, from the coding sequence ATGGCACCGACGACACCCGGTCTCCACCACGTGACGGCGATCGCCGGCGATCCACAGGCCAACGCGGAGTTCTACGTCGGGACGCTCGGCCTGCGGTTCGTCAAGAAAACCGTCAACCACGACGACACCGGTACGTACCACTTCTACTTCGGCGACGAGGAGGGGACGCCGGGGACGAACGTTACGTTCTTCCCGTGGTCCGACCGCGGCCATCCGGGCCAGTTCGGGGCCGGCCAGACCCGGGACACGGCCTACCTGATCCGCCCTGACTCCGTCGACTACTGGGCCGATCGACTCGCGTCCGCCGGGATCGAGGTCGATCGCGCCGAGCGATTCGGCGAGCCGGTGCTCGGGTTCGACGATCCGGACGGGATCGGGCTCGAACTGGTCGCCAGCGAGGACGCCGCGGCCGCCGACGCGAAACCGTGGGCCGATAGCCCGGTTCCCGCCGACCACCAGCTTCGCGGCTTTCACAGCGTGACCCTCGCGGTCGACGCGTTCGACCCGACCGCGGACGTGCTCACGGATCTCCTCGGCTACGAACTCGAGGACGAGGACGACGGTCGCCGCCGGTACCGGACGCCGGCGGGCGGCCCGGGATCGATCGTCGACCTCGTCGAGACCGACGCGGACCGCGGCCGGATGGGCGTTGGCACGGTCCACCACGTTGCGTTCGCGGCCGCGGACGTCGACGAGCAGGAGCGGTGGCGCGACGCGTTCCAGGAGTACGGGCTGAACGTGACGCAGGTCATCGATCGCACGTACTTCCGGTCGATCTACTCGCGGGAACCCGGCGGCGTGCTCTTCGAGGTCACGACGACCGGACCCGGCTTCACCGTCGACGAGGACGTCGACGAACTCGGCACCTCGCTCGCCCTCCCGGAGTGGCTCGAGGACGAACGCGAGCGCATCGAGGCCCAGTTGCCCGAATTCGACGGGCCGACCGTCGAGACCGGAGGCGAGTGA
- a CDS encoding iron-containing alcohol dehydrogenase family protein — MDRTGEFRFEYDPGVLRFGSVADLGDELERQGFERALVVCGSTVGTTPEVIDPVTEGLGDRLAGVFAETTPAKRLATAFDGLEAMRKHDADVLVALGGGSSLDVAKVMGVLAGADRDPAAIGREFEEHGTISVPAGSMPPIVAVPTTLAGADLSTVAGVTASPESGLVDAPTSGGVGDPRLMPSAIVYDPALVATTPKSILAASAMNGFDKGIETLYARNATPVTDATAMRGLELLRDGLRRLGDEGPTADVLDPVLEGTMLVQYGIARPGETTLSIIHAFGHGLTRSYDVQQGAAHGVVAPHVLRYLFAEVDGRRDLLADALGVGDADDRAAAIVEAVADVRDALDLPTRLRDVDGPEPAEFPSVAEAILADSFVANAPTGLEPTQDAIEGVLEDAY, encoded by the coding sequence ATGGATCGAACGGGCGAGTTCCGGTTCGAGTACGATCCCGGCGTCCTGCGATTCGGGTCGGTCGCCGACCTCGGGGACGAACTCGAGCGGCAGGGGTTCGAGCGAGCGCTCGTCGTCTGTGGCTCGACGGTCGGCACCACCCCCGAGGTGATCGATCCGGTCACGGAGGGGTTGGGCGATCGGCTGGCGGGCGTCTTCGCGGAGACGACGCCCGCGAAACGGCTCGCGACGGCATTCGACGGCCTCGAGGCGATGCGCAAGCACGACGCGGACGTCCTCGTCGCCCTCGGCGGCGGGAGCAGCCTCGACGTCGCGAAAGTCATGGGCGTGCTCGCGGGAGCCGATCGCGACCCCGCGGCGATCGGACGAGAGTTCGAGGAACACGGAACGATCTCGGTCCCGGCGGGATCGATGCCGCCGATCGTGGCGGTGCCGACGACGCTCGCGGGGGCCGACCTCTCGACCGTGGCCGGCGTGACGGCTTCGCCGGAGTCGGGACTGGTCGACGCGCCGACGAGCGGCGGCGTCGGTGACCCGCGACTGATGCCCAGCGCGATCGTCTACGACCCCGCGCTCGTCGCGACCACCCCGAAATCGATCCTCGCAGCTTCCGCGATGAACGGGTTCGACAAGGGGATCGAGACGCTCTACGCCCGCAACGCCACGCCGGTGACGGACGCGACGGCGATGCGCGGCCTCGAACTCCTCCGGGACGGCCTCCGCCGACTCGGCGACGAGGGACCGACCGCGGACGTGCTCGACCCGGTTCTCGAGGGGACGATGCTCGTCCAGTACGGCATCGCCCGCCCCGGCGAGACCACGCTCTCGATAATTCACGCCTTCGGTCACGGCCTGACCCGATCGTACGACGTCCAGCAGGGGGCCGCCCACGGCGTCGTCGCGCCGCACGTCCTCCGGTACCTCTTCGCGGAAGTCGACGGCCGGCGCGATCTACTCGCGGACGCGCTGGGCGTCGGTGACGCGGACGATCGCGCCGCGGCGATCGTCGAGGCCGTCGCGGACGTCCGCGACGCGCTGGATCTGCCGACGCGGCTCCGGGACGTCGACGGCCCCGAACCGGCGGAGTTCCCGTCGGTTGCCGAGGCGATTCTGGCCGACTCGTTCGTGGCGAACGCGCCGACCGGGCTGGAGCCGACGCAGGACGCGATCGAGGGCGTCCTCGAAGACGCGTACTGA
- a CDS encoding DoxX family protein, with amino-acid sequence MVVDGGVGAIAFLLARVLFGGLLAFQGFNHFTSADAMTGYAEANGLPAPRLGVLGSGAVLVAGGLGIALGVFPAIAAGLLAGFLLVVTPIMHDFWAAPEDQRQSEQTAFIKNVELFAGALVFLVLALGEPWAYAVNVGL; translated from the coding sequence ATGGTCGTCGACGGCGGCGTCGGCGCGATCGCGTTCCTGCTCGCCAGGGTACTCTTCGGCGGACTCCTCGCCTTTCAGGGGTTCAACCACTTCACGAGCGCCGACGCGATGACCGGCTACGCGGAGGCGAACGGGCTCCCCGCGCCACGGCTTGGCGTCCTCGGCTCGGGTGCAGTCCTCGTCGCCGGCGGACTGGGGATCGCGCTCGGCGTCTTCCCGGCGATCGCAGCGGGCCTGCTCGCGGGATTCTTGCTCGTCGTCACGCCGATCATGCACGACTTCTGGGCGGCGCCGGAGGACCAGCGGCAGTCCGAGCAGACCGCCTTCATCAAGAACGTCGAACTGTTCGCCGGTGCGCTCGTCTTTCTCGTCCTCGCGCTCGGCGAACCGTGGGCGTACGCGGTGAACGTCGGACTGTAG
- a CDS encoding glutathione S-transferase family protein: protein MNMLVDGEWRTDAYESTSDDGSFERQETTFRNWIRDDSDAEFQPEADRYHLYVSLACPWAHRTLITRALKGLEDAISVSIVDPYRDEDGWQFTPEKEGCTRDHVHDADFLRERYVRADPDATCRVTVPVLWDTERDTIVNNESKEIMRMLDTEFDALATRDVDLYPEGYRDEIDRILDAIYEPINNGVYRAGFATEQDPYDEAIDDLFAALDHWDDVLVDRRYLAGDRLTEADIAMFTTLVRFDSVYHTHFMCNVQYIREYDNLWPYLRDLYQTPGIGRTVSMDHIKDHYYTTHPEVNPHGIVARGPDLAFDAPHDRDELSGSPPAALAAASADD from the coding sequence ATGAACATGCTCGTCGACGGCGAGTGGCGTACCGACGCGTACGAATCGACCAGCGACGATGGATCGTTCGAGCGCCAGGAGACGACGTTCCGAAACTGGATCCGCGACGACTCCGACGCGGAGTTCCAGCCCGAAGCGGACCGATACCACCTCTACGTCTCCCTTGCCTGCCCGTGGGCCCACCGGACCCTGATCACCCGCGCCCTGAAGGGTCTCGAAGACGCCATCTCCGTCTCGATCGTCGATCCCTATCGCGACGAGGACGGCTGGCAGTTCACCCCCGAGAAAGAGGGGTGTACCCGCGATCACGTCCACGACGCCGACTTCCTCCGGGAACGCTACGTTCGGGCCGATCCCGACGCCACCTGCCGGGTGACCGTACCCGTCCTCTGGGATACGGAGCGGGACACGATCGTCAACAACGAGTCGAAGGAGATCATGCGGATGCTGGATACCGAGTTCGACGCCCTCGCGACGCGGGACGTCGACCTCTATCCGGAGGGCTACCGGGACGAAATCGACCGGATCCTCGACGCCATCTACGAACCGATCAACAACGGCGTCTACCGGGCCGGCTTCGCGACCGAACAGGACCCCTACGACGAGGCGATCGACGACCTGTTCGCTGCGCTGGATCACTGGGACGACGTCCTTGTGGACCGCCGCTACCTGGCGGGCGATCGGCTCACGGAGGCCGACATCGCGATGTTCACGACGCTCGTCCGGTTCGACAGCGTCTATCACACCCACTTCATGTGTAACGTCCAGTATATTCGGGAGTACGACAACCTCTGGCCGTATCTCCGCGATCTCTATCAGACGCCCGGCATCGGCCGGACGGTGTCGATGGACCACATCAAGGACCACTACTACACGACGCACCCGGAGGTCAACCCGCACGGGATCGTCGCCCGGGGGCCCGACCTCGCGTTCGACGCGCCCCACGATCGGGACGAACTGTCGGGCAGTCCGCCGGCGGCGCTCGCGGCAGCGAGTGCCGACGACTGA
- a CDS encoding DUF7535 family protein: MSTKVSESTGYTENFQMSAFGYIMAALLAILLLPLLPVFVVAWLVWRAVRSDEENEDSFESWRKGAQRPPSGS; the protein is encoded by the coding sequence ATGTCAACCAAGGTGTCGGAGTCGACGGGCTACACCGAGAACTTCCAGATGTCCGCCTTCGGCTACATCATGGCGGCGCTTCTCGCCATCCTGTTGCTCCCGCTGCTCCCGGTGTTCGTGGTAGCGTGGCTCGTCTGGCGCGCGGTCCGATCGGACGAGGAGAACGAGGACAGCTTCGAGTCGTGGCGGAAAGGGGCCCAGCGGCCACCGAGCGGATCGTAA
- a CDS encoding NAD-dependent epimerase/dehydratase family protein — MTDIAITGASGRVGREAIEALSDETLTLFSHSETEDLETTTIEIADRDAFVDALGDQDVLIHLAATPDPRAEWDAVSGPNVDGVYNAYEAAAEHGLERVVFASSNHAVNMGNAVSSIRPESTIGSPGVVRPDDPPDPDTYYGVTKVFGEAMGSYYAHRTGMDVVNLRIGWLLSRDELREEVADRDAAGERYARAMWLSPGDCRRLMRAVATRSLSKTPTVAHGISRNSERFLSLTETMLEFDYHPQDDAAAVLDDADDGRDGLSTT; from the coding sequence ATGACCGACATCGCGATCACCGGCGCGTCCGGCCGGGTCGGGAGGGAAGCGATCGAGGCGCTGTCGGACGAGACCCTGACGCTCTTTTCGCACAGCGAGACCGAGGACCTGGAGACGACGACGATCGAAATCGCCGACAGGGACGCGTTCGTCGACGCGCTGGGGGACCAGGACGTCCTGATTCACCTCGCGGCCACTCCCGATCCGCGGGCCGAGTGGGACGCGGTGTCGGGGCCGAACGTCGACGGCGTCTACAACGCCTACGAGGCGGCCGCGGAACACGGCCTCGAGCGCGTCGTCTTCGCGAGTTCGAACCACGCGGTCAACATGGGGAACGCGGTCTCCTCGATCCGTCCGGAGTCGACGATCGGGTCGCCGGGTGTCGTGCGACCCGACGACCCGCCGGATCCGGACACCTACTACGGCGTGACGAAGGTCTTCGGCGAGGCGATGGGATCGTACTACGCGCACCGGACCGGCATGGACGTGGTCAACCTGCGAATCGGCTGGCTCCTCTCCCGGGACGAACTCCGCGAGGAGGTCGCGGACCGCGACGCCGCCGGGGAGCGCTACGCCCGCGCGATGTGGCTCAGTCCGGGCGACTGTCGGCGACTGATGCGGGCGGTCGCGACCCGATCGCTGTCGAAGACGCCGACGGTCGCCCACGGCATCTCCCGGAATTCCGAACGGTTCCTCTCGCTGACGGAGACGATGCTCGAATTCGACTATCACCCGCAGGACGACGCGGCAGCGGTGCTCGACGACGCGGACGACGGTCGGGACGGATTGTCGACGACGTGA
- a CDS encoding ABC transporter permease, translating into MSISGLVVRTCAVAGIGFAQLRRAPGRTALTVLAVTLAVLSVTLLAGLGIGVVETGEDGLDSADRDIWIASEPVDPAASGTENPIADAHGVTREVSARDDVQSATPIAMHAIYVGTEPSDLERRSAVGIHETHDGFDFQAGGGFNLDREDVVAEEGAPPDEPPTGEIVIDPRIAEAHDVGVGDTIYVGASREGEGAKEFTVVGISGHHSQYLGTPSVTIPLVDLQVVTGTAGTDRATFVTADVAEDADRDAVRDDLAAAYPAYDVRTSDEQIEAMIEERPIVLASGFTLVGLAVVGGVVLTANLFVLVTAQQREQLAALRAIGLSRPLLAGTIGVQGLFVGVLGGLVGIAATPPIAAGLNRLAASVVGFDRLLRTSHEVYAVGFLLAVGVGTLVALVTGWRAGRYARVEHLEE; encoded by the coding sequence ATGAGTATAAGCGGGCTGGTCGTACGGACGTGCGCCGTCGCGGGGATCGGGTTCGCACAGCTCCGGCGGGCACCCGGCCGGACCGCGCTCACCGTGCTGGCAGTCACGCTGGCGGTGCTTTCGGTGACGTTGCTCGCCGGGCTGGGTATCGGCGTCGTCGAGACGGGGGAGGACGGACTCGACAGCGCGGATCGCGACATCTGGATCGCGAGCGAACCGGTCGATCCGGCCGCCAGCGGGACCGAGAACCCGATCGCCGACGCCCACGGCGTCACACGGGAGGTCAGCGCCCGGGACGACGTCCAGTCCGCGACCCCGATCGCGATGCACGCTATCTACGTCGGGACGGAGCCCTCGGACCTGGAACGGCGATCCGCGGTCGGCATCCACGAGACCCACGACGGGTTCGATTTCCAGGCTGGCGGCGGGTTCAACCTCGACCGGGAGGACGTGGTGGCCGAGGAGGGGGCACCTCCCGACGAACCCCCGACCGGCGAGATCGTGATCGATCCGCGGATCGCCGAGGCACACGACGTCGGCGTCGGCGACACGATCTACGTCGGCGCGAGTCGCGAGGGGGAGGGAGCGAAGGAGTTCACGGTCGTCGGCATCTCCGGGCACCACTCGCAGTACCTGGGAACGCCCTCGGTGACGATCCCGCTGGTCGATCTGCAGGTCGTCACCGGAACGGCGGGAACCGATCGCGCGACGTTCGTCACCGCCGACGTGGCCGAGGACGCCGATCGGGACGCCGTCCGCGACGACCTCGCGGCGGCGTACCCGGCCTACGACGTCCGGACCAGCGACGAACAGATCGAGGCGATGATCGAGGAGCGGCCGATCGTGCTCGCGAGCGGGTTCACGCTGGTCGGCCTCGCGGTCGTCGGCGGGGTCGTGCTCACGGCCAACCTGTTCGTCCTCGTGACCGCCCAGCAACGCGAACAGCTCGCCGCGCTCCGGGCGATCGGGCTCTCTCGCCCGCTCCTGGCCGGCACGATCGGCGTCCAGGGCCTGTTCGTCGGCGTGCTCGGCGGACTCGTCGGGATTGCGGCGACACCGCCGATCGCGGCCGGCCTGAACCGGCTCGCGGCCTCGGTCGTGGGATTCGACCGGCTCCTGCGGACGTCCCACGAGGTCTACGCCGTCGGCTTCCTCCTCGCCGTCGGCGTCGGGACGCTGGTCGCGCTGGTCACCGGCTGGCGAGCCGGACGGTACGCCCGGGTCGAGCACCTGGAGGAGTGA
- a CDS encoding FtsX-like permease family protein, giving the protein MADDTADPDRDAIDGRRRTRWTGLVGLTATRLWKRATRTVTGRIVSTIVAVALTIAFLLVITGVALALAEGGVASETDADVRITPEEGGTLSTVDGLEGPRLGMANDRTTEIRSQSGVDHASPVLLETVRLESTDGEPRTILLVGVAPDDEPRTVAGLSTSELASADSGSDGGTDGRPPNSAIVLSDAASDRLDASAGDEVAVSSVYAGSSSPSLTVGSVEESSADAETDVPVALVRLSDLQTFAGADEGQLATQLLVWGESDAAASAAEEAYPHATIESTNGGDPSTLLGDGLALATSLLALVVGVSICAAFVATTMGMTVDRDRRTLAVLEAVGFPTRSRLAVVALTTGLTTLCGAVLGLGLGVLGIAAVNAIASATLATGTVAIVTPLFVPYALAVALLSGLVAVPYPLAVAGRTTVLEEVSR; this is encoded by the coding sequence ATGGCCGATGACACCGCCGACCCGGATCGCGACGCGATCGACGGCCGGCGACGGACGCGGTGGACCGGGCTCGTCGGGCTGACGGCGACCCGGCTCTGGAAGCGGGCGACTCGAACCGTCACGGGCCGGATCGTCTCGACGATCGTCGCGGTCGCGCTGACGATCGCGTTCCTGCTCGTCATCACGGGCGTCGCGCTGGCGCTCGCCGAGGGAGGAGTCGCCTCCGAGACGGACGCGGACGTCCGGATCACGCCGGAAGAGGGCGGGACGCTCTCGACCGTCGACGGCCTGGAGGGGCCACGACTCGGGATGGCCAACGACCGGACCACCGAGATCCGCTCGCAGTCGGGGGTCGACCACGCGTCTCCGGTCCTGCTCGAGACGGTTCGGCTCGAGTCGACCGACGGCGAGCCCCGGACGATTCTCCTGGTCGGCGTCGCCCCCGACGACGAGCCGCGGACCGTCGCGGGACTCTCGACGAGCGAACTCGCGTCGGCGGATTCGGGATCCGACGGTGGGACCGACGGCCGACCGCCGAATTCGGCGATCGTCCTCTCGGACGCGGCGAGTGACCGCCTCGATGCGTCCGCGGGCGACGAGGTCGCCGTCTCGAGCGTCTACGCGGGATCTAGCTCGCCGTCGCTCACCGTCGGTTCGGTCGAGGAGTCGAGTGCGGACGCGGAGACGGACGTTCCCGTCGCGCTCGTCAGACTGTCGGACCTGCAGACGTTCGCGGGTGCCGACGAGGGCCAGCTCGCCACCCAGCTCCTGGTGTGGGGCGAGTCCGACGCGGCGGCGTCGGCCGCCGAGGAGGCGTATCCGCACGCGACGATCGAGTCGACGAACGGTGGCGATCCGTCGACGCTGCTGGGCGACGGGCTGGCGCTCGCGACGAGCCTGCTCGCGCTCGTCGTCGGCGTGTCGATCTGTGCGGCGTTCGTCGCGACGACGATGGGGATGACCGTCGATCGGGATCGCCGGACGCTCGCCGTCCTCGAGGCGGTCGGCTTTCCCACCCGGAGCCGACTCGCGGTCGTCGCGCTGACGACGGGACTCACGACGCTCTGTGGTGCAGTCCTGGGACTCGGTCTCGGTGTCCTCGGGATCGCTGCCGTGAACGCGATCGCGAGTGCGACCCTCGCCACGGGCACGGTCGCGATCGTCACGCCGCTGTTCGTGCCGTACGCGCTCGCCGTCGCACTGCTGTCCGGACTGGTAGCCGTCCCCTACCCGCTGGCGGTCGCCGGCCGGACGACCGTCCTCGAGGAGGTGAGCCGATGA
- a CDS encoding ABC transporter ATP-binding protein yields the protein MVDDRDASAIVRLENVSHVYGSTGRGLRSRRDRSVTALRDVSVTVREGEVVGLRGPSGSGKSTILHAITGLLVPTEGSVELCGTDLAAVSGGERTRLRRRHVGIVFQRFHLLPSLSARANVALPLVQEGVPRSHRRERATTLLERVGLEDRVTHLPGELSGGERQRVAIARALSTDPDVLVADEPTGELDTETGTDVLELLTDIGRDRAVVVASHDNSTLAVADRVVTLRDGRVIEDGR from the coding sequence CTGGTCGACGACCGCGACGCGTCGGCGATCGTCCGTCTCGAGAACGTCTCGCACGTGTACGGGTCGACTGGCCGGGGACTTCGATCCCGTCGGGATCGATCGGTGACCGCGCTCCGCGACGTCTCGGTTACCGTCCGGGAGGGCGAAGTCGTCGGCCTCCGGGGACCGAGCGGGAGCGGCAAGTCGACGATCCTGCACGCGATCACCGGCCTCCTGGTGCCGACCGAGGGCAGCGTCGAACTGTGTGGCACCGATCTCGCGGCGGTTTCGGGCGGCGAACGGACCCGGTTGCGCCGTCGGCACGTGGGAATCGTCTTCCAGCGCTTTCACCTCCTGCCGTCGCTCTCGGCCCGGGCGAACGTCGCCCTGCCGCTCGTCCAGGAGGGCGTTCCCCGATCGCACCGGCGAGAACGGGCGACGACGCTACTCGAGCGGGTCGGACTCGAGGACCGGGTCACGCACCTCCCCGGCGAACTCAGCGGCGGCGAACGCCAGCGCGTCGCGATCGCCAGGGCGCTGTCGACGGATCCGGACGTCCTCGTCGCGGACGAGCCGACCGGCGAACTGGACACGGAAACCGGAACGGACGTGCTCGAGTTGCTGACCGACATCGGCCGGGATCGGGCGGTCGTGGTCGCCTCGCACGACAATTCGACGCTGGCCGTCGCCGATCGGGTGGTCACGCTCCGTGACGGGAGGGTGATCGAGGATGGCCGATGA
- a CDS encoding DUF7405 family protein, with amino-acid sequence MTGSGPRSGPARGLSRRAFVRTAVAIGGASALSACLGREEVDVPQADLAPEERPDRQHAWNEFLSTDDHGNVRPPEHHLLLGLEYVSDGPTDEERAQFADALESLERAYRYGNDGLVLTVGYGPAYFDRFDEDLPESVDLPEPEPLTRIEDPELDAFDALVHLASDHGQVVLSAEEALTGELDAVNDVDVEATVEGIFEVADRRPGFFGEGLPAEKQAGVTGIPDTEPVPEDSPMFMGFKSGFDRNQASEDRVTIAEGPFAGGTTTHLSKIELRLQQWYEQDSRDQRVAKMFCPAHASEDRVEGAGHNLGTASGVEDCIDDAEDDARTTGIVGHAQKAGRAREDGDPIILRRDFNSTDDDRAGLHFLAHQRSIADFVKTREAMTGSDLTDGAVGPVNNNGILQYISVTRRANYLVPPRQHRALPTPQPE; translated from the coding sequence ATGACAGGGTCCGGTCCCCGATCCGGTCCAGCCCGGGGTCTCTCCCGCCGGGCGTTCGTCCGGACGGCCGTGGCGATCGGCGGTGCGAGCGCGCTCTCGGCGTGTCTCGGGCGCGAGGAGGTCGACGTGCCACAGGCCGATCTCGCCCCCGAGGAGCGCCCCGATCGCCAGCACGCGTGGAACGAGTTCCTCTCGACCGACGACCATGGGAACGTCCGCCCGCCCGAACACCACCTCCTGCTCGGCCTCGAGTACGTGAGCGACGGGCCGACCGACGAGGAGCGCGCCCAGTTCGCCGACGCCCTCGAGAGCCTCGAACGCGCCTACCGGTACGGCAACGACGGCCTCGTGCTGACGGTCGGCTACGGGCCCGCCTACTTCGATCGGTTCGACGAGGACCTCCCCGAGTCGGTCGACCTCCCGGAACCCGAACCGCTGACCCGGATCGAAGACCCGGAACTGGACGCGTTCGACGCGCTCGTTCACCTCGCCAGCGATCACGGGCAGGTCGTCCTGAGCGCCGAGGAAGCGCTCACCGGCGAACTCGACGCGGTCAACGACGTCGACGTCGAGGCGACGGTCGAGGGGATCTTCGAGGTGGCCGATCGCCGACCCGGGTTCTTCGGGGAGGGACTGCCCGCCGAGAAGCAGGCGGGCGTCACCGGCATCCCGGACACCGAACCCGTCCCGGAAGACTCCCCGATGTTCATGGGATTCAAGAGCGGGTTCGATCGCAACCAGGCGAGCGAGGACCGCGTGACGATCGCGGAGGGCCCCTTCGCGGGCGGCACGACGACTCACCTCTCGAAGATCGAACTGCGACTCCAGCAGTGGTACGAACAGGACAGTCGCGACCAGCGCGTCGCCAAGATGTTCTGTCCAGCCCACGCGTCCGAGGACCGCGTCGAGGGTGCCGGCCACAACCTCGGCACCGCAAGCGGGGTCGAGGACTGTATCGACGACGCCGAGGACGACGCCCGGACCACGGGTATCGTCGGGCACGCACAGAAGGCGGGCCGGGCACGCGAGGACGGCGACCCGATCATCCTCCGCCGGGACTTCAACTCGACCGACGACGATCGGGCCGGCCTCCACTTCCTCGCCCACCAGCGATCGATCGCCGACTTCGTGAAAACCCGGGAGGCGATGACCGGGAGCGACCTCACGGACGGTGCGGTCGGTCCGGTCAACAACAACGGCATTCTCCAGTACATCTCGGTCACCAGGCGGGCGAACTATCTGGTCCCGCCGCGGCAACATCGGGCGTTACCGACGCCGCAGCCGGAGTGA
- a CDS encoding SRPBCC domain-containing protein, with translation MNQVEVFEEIDAPPDVVWDVLLDFEAYPSWNPFIRSIEGEPVPGEQLRVRIDPPESRAFTFKPEVIFVEENRRLVWLGRLGVPFAFDGYHEFHLEPIGGGESSGARQTSEDRGSSGSEYSWSERDSDGATRTRLLQRETVRGALVPLLFDRDEIARGFRAMNEALKERAEARVVA, from the coding sequence ATGAATCAGGTCGAGGTGTTCGAGGAGATCGACGCCCCACCAGACGTCGTCTGGGACGTGCTCCTCGATTTCGAGGCCTACCCCTCGTGGAACCCGTTCATCCGATCGATCGAGGGGGAGCCGGTGCCCGGCGAACAGCTCCGGGTCCGGATCGATCCGCCGGAGTCGCGGGCGTTCACGTTCAAACCCGAAGTGATCTTCGTCGAAGAGAACCGTCGACTCGTCTGGCTGGGCCGACTGGGGGTCCCGTTCGCCTTCGACGGCTACCACGAGTTTCACCTCGAACCGATCGGCGGCGGTGAGTCGAGCGGCGCGAGGCAAACGTCGGAAGACCGCGGGTCGTCCGGAAGCGAGTACTCGTGGTCGGAGCGGGACTCCGACGGGGCCACGAGAACGCGACTCCTCCAGCGCGAAACCGTTCGCGGCGCGCTCGTTCCGCTGCTGTTCGACAGGGACGAGATCGCACGCGGCTTCCGGGCGATGAACGAGGCGCTCAAAGAGCGCGCCGAAGCGCGGGTCGTGGCCTGA
- a CDS encoding HAD family hydrolase, which translates to MQTRYDAIVFDNDGVLTTPTDRDALVDAIHDAFERVGVAEPSDGHVETLLGPDVDSLRRLAGEYDVDPHDLWTARERAAIETQLEELRAGRKRLYDDVDAVDSLASTNAIVSNNQHETIGNILEHFDLGVEVWYGREPTLSGIDRKKPTPYYLELALEDLDATNPLYVGDSWVDVAAADAAGIDSAYLWRDHARGYEEWTSAEPDHEIDSLEAITDLATSS; encoded by the coding sequence ATGCAGACGCGATACGACGCGATCGTCTTCGACAACGACGGCGTGCTGACGACGCCGACGGATCGCGACGCGCTCGTCGATGCGATCCACGACGCCTTCGAGCGGGTCGGCGTCGCCGAGCCGTCGGACGGGCACGTCGAGACGTTGCTGGGGCCGGACGTGGACTCGCTCCGTCGGCTGGCCGGCGAGTACGACGTCGATCCGCACGACCTCTGGACCGCCCGCGAACGTGCAGCGATCGAGACCCAACTCGAGGAGCTCCGGGCCGGCCGGAAACGCCTGTACGACGACGTCGACGCGGTCGACTCGCTCGCGTCGACGAACGCGATCGTCAGCAACAACCAGCACGAGACGATCGGGAACATCCTCGAGCACTTCGACCTCGGGGTCGAGGTCTGGTACGGCCGCGAGCCGACGCTGTCGGGGATCGATCGCAAGAAGCCGACGCCGTACTACCTCGAACTGGCGCTCGAGGACCTGGACGCGACGAACCCGCTGTACGTGGGGGATAGCTGGGTCGACGTCGCGGCCGCCGATGCGGCCGGCATCGATTCGGCCTACCTCTGGCGCGATCACGCGAGGGGGTACGAGGAGTGGACGTCGGCCGAGCCCGACCACGAAATCGACTCCCTGGAGGCGATCACCGACCTCGCCACGTCGTCGTAG